A region from the Chitinophaga sp. Cy-1792 genome encodes:
- a CDS encoding YidH family protein, producing MEQGKQGGPSDHLANERTFLAWIRTAVGMMAFGFVVVKFTLFIKQISLALGKAYTIPTHGYSGIAGVIIVVAGMLTAVFSYKRYLTVKKELETGSYQHTSGLITLLTGFIVLMSIFLVIYLISSIS from the coding sequence ATGGAGCAGGGAAAACAAGGCGGACCAAGCGATCATCTGGCCAATGAAAGAACCTTCCTGGCATGGATTCGCACTGCCGTTGGCATGATGGCATTCGGTTTTGTGGTCGTTAAGTTTACCCTCTTCATAAAGCAGATATCCCTCGCACTTGGCAAGGCATATACGATACCTACACATGGCTATTCCGGCATTGCCGGTGTCATCATCGTTGTGGCAGGAATGCTGACTGCTGTTTTCTCCTATAAACGCTATCTTACTGTTAAAAAAGAACTGGAAACAGGCAGCTATCAGCACACCTCCGGGCTGATCACACTCCTGACTGGTTTTATTGTACTGATGAGTATATTCCTGGTCATCTATCTGATCAGTAGTATTTCCTGA